In the genome of Nitrospira japonica, one region contains:
- a CDS encoding formylglycine-generating enzyme family protein: MENGYRVGCCLAFVVVGLLSLAASPEPAKDGGATETKTVAARDGAPMILIVPGAFKMGSQDGLPNERPEHQVQLDGYYIDQYEVTMSLYRKFLESGKHDSPPTWDDEAATTVGDRPAVGMRWADAAAYCEWAGKRLPTEAEWEKAARGTDGRRYPWGHMQPFVDIANYNRGVWVNETVTLVPVTSGLEGMSVRHGLKTGGKSPYGLAHMAGNAAEWVSDWYDREYYQQSPEKNPTGPSKGEKRVIRGGSWADLPPALRVTARFSAEPEFEDRAIGFRCAMAADK; this comes from the coding sequence ATGGAAAATGGATACAGGGTTGGTTGTTGCCTTGCGTTCGTCGTAGTGGGGTTGTTGTCTCTCGCCGCATCGCCTGAGCCGGCAAAAGACGGAGGGGCGACCGAGACCAAGACGGTAGCGGCAAGAGATGGAGCTCCGATGATTCTGATCGTGCCCGGCGCGTTCAAGATGGGCAGTCAGGACGGGCTGCCCAACGAACGTCCCGAACATCAAGTTCAGTTGGACGGCTACTATATCGATCAATACGAAGTGACCATGAGTCTTTACAGGAAGTTTCTCGAGTCGGGAAAACACGATTCCCCTCCGACATGGGACGATGAAGCCGCAACGACGGTCGGAGACCGCCCGGCGGTCGGAATGAGATGGGCCGATGCAGCAGCGTATTGCGAATGGGCGGGCAAGCGGTTACCGACCGAAGCGGAATGGGAAAAGGCGGCGCGCGGTACCGATGGACGGCGGTATCCTTGGGGCCACATGCAGCCGTTTGTCGACATCGCGAACTACAATCGCGGAGTGTGGGTGAATGAAACCGTCACATTAGTTCCTGTCACGAGCGGCCTTGAGGGCATGAGCGTTCGCCACGGCCTCAAGACTGGCGGCAAGAGTCCTTATGGTCTGGCTCATATGGCGGGTAACGCAGCGGAATGGGTATCGGACTGGTACGATCGTGAATATTATCAGCAAAGCCCTGAAAAAAATCCCACCGGTCCATCGAAGGGAGAAAAGCGCGTCATACGAGGGGGATCATGGGCCGACTTACCGCCCGCTCTCCGTGTTACCGCACGGTTTTCTGCTGAACCGGAATTCGAGGATCGCGCCATTGGGTTCAGGTGCGCCATGGCTGCGGACAAATGA
- a CDS encoding lipid-binding SYLF domain-containing protein encodes MMRKQVSCGVQFVTMLGVSIFMFVGLFGGSALAASGKEIDAGVDEAIGKFEKEVKGGKSFLDGSKGLLVFPRVLKGGAGFGGEYGEGALRIAGKTTDYYNMFQGSFGLQLGGEIKTVYLVFLDEVALKRFRESEGWKAGVDGSVSLVTLGAGGTIDTNNLKEPIVAFVLGQKGLMYNLSLEGTKFTKQDKK; translated from the coding sequence ATGATGCGGAAGCAGGTCTCTTGCGGCGTACAGTTCGTCACCATGCTCGGCGTATCAATCTTCATGTTTGTGGGGTTGTTTGGTGGTTCCGCTTTGGCCGCCTCCGGGAAGGAGATCGATGCCGGCGTTGACGAGGCGATCGGGAAATTCGAGAAGGAAGTGAAAGGCGGGAAGAGTTTCCTGGATGGCAGCAAGGGCCTGCTGGTGTTTCCAAGAGTCCTGAAGGGAGGAGCTGGATTCGGAGGAGAGTATGGAGAAGGCGCGCTTCGAATCGCGGGCAAGACCACAGATTATTACAACATGTTTCAGGGTTCATTTGGATTGCAGCTCGGCGGGGAAATCAAGACCGTGTACCTTGTTTTCCTGGATGAGGTTGCGCTGAAACGCTTCCGGGAAAGCGAGGGCTGGAAGGCGGGGGTCGACGGCTCGGTCTCGCTGGTGACATTGGGAGCCGGTGGAACCATCGATACGAACAACCTGAAAGAGCCGATCGTGGCCTTCGTTTTGGGCCAGAAGGGGCTAATGTACAACCTGTCGCTAGAAGGCACGAAATTTACAAAACAGGATAAAAAATAG
- a CDS encoding HlyD family secretion protein — MAVKLSKKWIVVAIVVAGGGVLGYQHWKSMQSALPPGIVSGNGRIEATLVDASAKEPLRVKKILVKEGDLVKQGDVLVQLDTVTLEAELAKEKASMAGAKHELAAAKSSVAQQQARIRLAQIEERRDRKLLEGDAVSQREYDVSKAALDSATATLSAAQAGVAAAQAQIEVTQASVAKTESRIRDATLVSPTAGRVLYRLVEPGEVLGPGGKALTIVDLSNVYMELFLPAEHAAALKVGAEARITVDYNPTRSAIAYVSFVSPEAQFTPKQVETKSEREKLMFRVKIQVPPDLVEQYIERIKTGIRGVGYVKLSDAAVWPAWLQKDVVNLPKSGSAQPAAPTAPEAAATSK, encoded by the coding sequence ATGGCCGTCAAACTTTCCAAGAAGTGGATCGTCGTCGCGATCGTCGTGGCGGGTGGGGGAGTGCTGGGCTATCAACACTGGAAGTCGATGCAGTCCGCGCTCCCTCCGGGAATCGTGTCGGGCAACGGTCGGATCGAGGCCACGCTGGTGGACGCATCCGCCAAGGAACCGCTTAGGGTCAAGAAGATCCTGGTAAAGGAGGGCGATCTCGTCAAACAGGGTGACGTGCTGGTTCAACTCGACACGGTAACGCTCGAAGCGGAGCTGGCGAAGGAAAAGGCCAGCATGGCCGGCGCGAAACACGAGCTCGCAGCCGCCAAGTCGTCCGTTGCCCAGCAACAAGCCCGGATCCGGCTCGCGCAGATCGAGGAAAGGCGCGATCGCAAGTTGCTCGAAGGGGACGCCGTGTCACAGCGCGAATACGACGTCAGCAAGGCCGCTCTGGACTCGGCGACGGCGACACTCTCGGCGGCGCAGGCGGGGGTAGCAGCGGCCCAGGCGCAGATCGAAGTGACTCAGGCGAGTGTGGCCAAGACCGAATCTCGCATCAGGGATGCGACGCTCGTCTCGCCGACGGCCGGCCGCGTGCTGTATCGCCTGGTCGAGCCGGGCGAGGTTCTCGGCCCCGGCGGCAAGGCGCTGACGATCGTGGACCTGAGCAATGTCTACATGGAACTTTTCCTCCCGGCAGAACATGCTGCGGCGCTCAAGGTTGGTGCGGAGGCGCGCATCACGGTGGACTACAACCCGACCAGATCGGCGATCGCGTACGTTAGCTTCGTCTCGCCGGAGGCCCAGTTCACGCCGAAGCAGGTCGAGACCAAGAGCGAGCGCGAAAAACTGATGTTCCGCGTCAAGATTCAGGTGCCCCCGGACCTCGTCGAACAGTACATCGAGCGTATCAAAACAGGTATCCGAGGCGTCGGCTACGTGAAGCTGAGTGACGCAGCCGTCTGGCCGGCCTGGCTTCAGAAGGATGTGGTCAACTTGCCGAAGTCCGGCAGCGCTCAACCCGCTGCGCCGACAGCGCCCGAGGCCGCGGCAACCTCCAAATAG
- a CDS encoding ABC transporter permease has translation MRSLVNIFWLGIKELKSVLSDKVLIVFVLYAFTWTIYQQATGTSNEVNNASIAFADEDNSALSKELFGAFYPPRFQYPEVIQAGEIERSMDEGRYMFVVVIPPRFERDLRAGRRPEIQLNIDATAMQQAGIGAGYIKNIISQRTETFLKRADVDVREPMNLVMRKLFNPNGLSAWFSSIVGIINQLTLLTIVLTGAAVIREREHGTLEHLLVMPLNAFEIAMAKVWANGLVILIATALSLFLVVRMVLDVPFEGSMPLWFAGVLLYLFFATALGVFLGTISRSMAQFALLIVLMVVVLQLLSGGSTPVESQPAWLQAITYFLPSRHFVSFSQVIIYRGGGFMAVWRNFAMVSAIGLAFFSYSVVLFRKSIAVTK, from the coding sequence ATGAGATCGTTGGTCAACATCTTCTGGCTCGGCATCAAGGAACTCAAGAGCGTTCTGAGCGACAAGGTACTGATCGTGTTCGTGCTCTATGCCTTCACGTGGACGATCTACCAGCAGGCGACCGGAACATCGAACGAGGTCAACAACGCCTCGATCGCCTTCGCCGACGAGGACAATTCAGCGCTATCGAAGGAGCTGTTCGGAGCGTTCTATCCGCCCCGGTTTCAGTATCCGGAGGTGATTCAGGCCGGTGAGATCGAGCGGTCCATGGACGAAGGGCGCTACATGTTCGTCGTGGTGATTCCGCCTCGGTTCGAGCGGGACCTGCGGGCCGGGCGCCGGCCGGAGATCCAGCTGAACATCGACGCGACCGCCATGCAGCAGGCGGGTATCGGAGCCGGCTATATCAAAAACATCATCAGCCAGCGCACCGAAACCTTCCTCAAGCGCGCCGATGTCGATGTGCGCGAGCCGATGAACCTCGTGATGCGCAAGCTGTTCAATCCCAACGGTCTTTCGGCCTGGTTCTCCAGCATCGTCGGCATCATCAATCAGCTGACGCTGCTCACGATCGTGCTGACCGGCGCGGCGGTCATCCGCGAGCGCGAACATGGCACGCTCGAGCACCTGCTGGTGATGCCGCTCAACGCGTTTGAAATCGCGATGGCGAAGGTCTGGGCCAACGGTCTTGTCATTCTCATCGCGACGGCGCTATCGCTTTTTCTCGTCGTGCGCATGGTTCTCGACGTGCCGTTTGAGGGCTCGATGCCGCTGTGGTTCGCGGGCGTTCTACTCTACCTGTTCTTCGCGACTGCGCTCGGGGTATTCCTCGGGACCATCTCGCGATCGATGGCGCAGTTTGCGCTGCTTATCGTGCTGATGGTCGTCGTGCTGCAGTTGCTGTCCGGAGGATCCACACCGGTGGAAAGCCAGCCCGCATGGCTGCAGGCGATCACCTACTTCCTGCCGTCACGGCATTTCGTCAGCTTCTCACAAGTGATCATCTACCGGGGTGGCGGCTTCATGGCCGTCTGGCGCAACTTCGCGATGGTGTCGGCGATCGGCCTGGCCTTCTTTTCCTACAGCGTGGTGCTCTTCCGCAAGTCGATTGCGGTGACGAAATAG
- a CDS encoding DUF1254 domain-containing protein yields the protein MTLTTAQAQNIPTSVTTPDRVETHIGALEFRDGAPTDATVEKVKNNLDYVRALDAFMNSFSGASAYALRKGFQSIGAEDNTVVIFSELMDSNSLFLTANADTIYTLAALDLTNGPLVIEAPPAVLGTINDMWFSWIIDIGFPGPDRGEGGKYLIVPPGYDGTLPESGFHVGHSKTMHVLYAVRAFMDNNNPKPAVASIKKSLKIYPYIPGGFGTSMAAILEGKVRPGRANQSIPPTKFVEASGKSFNTIPPNDLSYFEMVNELVQMEPATSFNVELSGQLAAIGIVKGKPFKPDARMKKILTDAAAVGNAAGRVLNFRAADYPGWAYYPRSKWSNMLWQGGFDFQTPPPLVTKDGIMPLPATGARTLDSRTAFYYAYTMDSPGMIMRLTNAGSQYLMTFADATGNPFDGGKTYRVTLPKDIPAGRFWSFTVYDNQTRSMLQTPQRSPRAGSQTYPSPAAVANSDGSTTVYFGPSKPADAKEGNWIQTTRDKGWFVILRLYFPAESFFDKSWQPSEIEVVK from the coding sequence ATGACCCTCACGACCGCTCAGGCGCAAAACATTCCCACGTCCGTCACCACGCCGGACAGGGTCGAGACCCACATCGGCGCGCTCGAATTCAGGGACGGCGCGCCGACTGATGCCACCGTGGAGAAGGTCAAGAACAACTTGGACTACGTGCGAGCACTTGACGCGTTCATGAATAGTTTCTCGGGTGCATCGGCATATGCACTTCGCAAGGGTTTCCAGAGCATCGGAGCCGAAGACAACACGGTTGTCATCTTTTCTGAGTTAATGGATTCGAACTCTCTCTTTCTGACCGCTAATGCCGACACGATTTACACGCTTGCGGCTCTCGATCTCACGAACGGTCCGTTGGTGATCGAGGCGCCACCAGCGGTGCTCGGCACGATCAATGACATGTGGTTCAGCTGGATCATCGACATCGGCTTTCCTGGCCCCGATCGCGGCGAAGGAGGCAAGTATCTCATTGTGCCGCCAGGGTATGACGGGACGCTTCCGGAGAGCGGGTTCCACGTGGGCCACTCGAAAACCATGCATGTGCTCTACGCTGTGCGTGCGTTCATGGACAACAACAATCCCAAACCTGCCGTCGCCTCGATCAAGAAGTCGCTGAAGATCTATCCGTATATCCCCGGAGGCTTCGGCACGAGCATGGCCGCAATCCTCGAGGGTAAAGTCAGGCCGGGGCGCGCCAACCAATCCATCCCGCCAACGAAGTTTGTCGAGGCCAGTGGGAAATCGTTCAACACTATTCCTCCAAACGACTTGTCCTACTTCGAGATGGTCAATGAGCTGGTGCAGATGGAGCCGGCAACATCTTTCAACGTCGAGCTTTCGGGCCAACTCGCAGCCATCGGCATCGTCAAGGGCAAGCCCTTCAAGCCGGACGCGCGAATGAAGAAAATCCTTACCGACGCCGCGGCCGTTGGTAACGCGGCCGGGCGGGTGCTGAACTTTCGGGCAGCTGATTACCCCGGTTGGGCCTATTATCCACGATCGAAGTGGTCCAACATGCTGTGGCAGGGCGGGTTCGACTTTCAAACACCGCCTCCGCTTGTCACGAAGGACGGGATCATGCCCTTACCAGCAACAGGGGCGCGGACCCTCGACTCGCGGACCGCGTTCTATTACGCCTACACGATGGACTCACCGGGCATGATCATGCGGTTAACCAATGCCGGTTCCCAGTATCTAATGACCTTCGCGGATGCCACCGGTAATCCCTTTGATGGCGGCAAGACATACCGTGTGACATTGCCGAAAGACATCCCGGCCGGTAGATTCTGGTCGTTCACCGTGTATGACAATCAAACCCGCTCCATGTTACAAACTCCACAGCGCTCACCGCGCGCGGGTAGTCAGACGTACCCGTCACCAGCGGCGGTGGCAAATTCAGACGGCTCAACGACAGTCTATTTCGGTCCCTCAAAGCCGGCCGATGCAAAGGAGGGTAATTGGATACAGACGACCCGAGATAAGGGCTGGTTCGTGATCCTGCGTCTCTACTTTCCGGCGGAATCGTTTTTCGACAAGAGCTGGCAGCCGAGCGAGATCGAGGTAGTCAAGTAA
- a CDS encoding AraC family transcriptional regulator codes for MNGGHRMCELGSFVPYLLSKGEQPGKVLKKVGFPTHLLLDPDAWVPRELFLTLVNALSSTTGDPHCGIHVGEMESFVQFDAFGTAILNAPTLRTAINVACRRITLIQTGTEIRLSEYRRTARLSYSLLGRTGENPAQYFQGVLVFFQNILALTGQPAVVDVAFDHVPCRKSDELERVFGPRLVFRAGENAVVFDRGLLDLPLQFSKTAIQILPDRPVEEEVVRAVLSNMSDQLVYETPSLETTAGVLGLHPRTLERRLTGWGIPFESLLDDFRRNRSLQLIHEGTHTLTDIAFLVGYSDAAHFTRAFRRWTGRPPRDYVRGLRLSREFSTPRPPQRHSSHVVIAADG; via the coding sequence ATGAACGGCGGCCATCGGATGTGCGAGTTGGGGAGCTTCGTTCCCTATCTGCTGTCAAAGGGGGAACAGCCAGGAAAAGTACTCAAGAAGGTGGGCTTCCCCACCCATTTACTTCTTGATCCGGATGCATGGGTCCCTCGGGAACTATTTCTTACCCTCGTCAATGCTCTGTCATCCACGACCGGCGATCCACACTGCGGCATCCACGTTGGTGAAATGGAGTCTTTCGTACAGTTTGATGCCTTTGGAACGGCCATTCTCAATGCTCCGACGCTGCGGACAGCGATTAACGTGGCTTGTCGCCGAATCACACTTATTCAGACGGGTACTGAGATTCGCTTGAGCGAATATCGCCGCACAGCACGCCTGAGTTACTCGCTTCTCGGACGGACAGGGGAAAATCCGGCGCAGTACTTCCAAGGCGTCCTTGTGTTTTTTCAAAACATTCTCGCTCTGACCGGCCAACCGGCCGTCGTCGATGTCGCATTCGATCACGTACCGTGCCGAAAATCAGATGAGCTGGAACGGGTGTTTGGACCGCGGTTGGTCTTCCGCGCGGGAGAGAACGCTGTAGTGTTCGATCGCGGGCTCCTCGACTTACCACTGCAATTCAGCAAAACTGCGATTCAGATCCTTCCTGATAGGCCGGTTGAGGAAGAAGTCGTTCGAGCGGTGCTCAGCAACATGTCGGATCAGTTGGTCTACGAAACACCCAGTCTCGAAACTACGGCCGGCGTTTTAGGCCTTCATCCCCGTACGCTCGAACGACGTCTTACTGGATGGGGCATCCCATTTGAATCTCTGCTCGATGACTTCCGCCGAAACCGCAGTCTTCAACTCATCCACGAGGGGACACACACCCTGACCGACATTGCTTTCTTAGTCGGGTACTCAGATGCGGCGCATTTCACACGGGCATTCCGACGATGGACCGGCAGGCCGCCTCGAGACTATGTCAGGGGTCTACGGCTGAGTCGTGAGTTTAGTACGCCTAGACCACCCCAACGACATTCTTCCCATGTTGTCATTGCCGCTGACGGTTAG
- the rbbA gene encoding ribosome-associated ATPase/putative transporter RbbA, with translation MTVTAQPLPAGKQVASIRDVTHRYGKVLALDRISLDIPSGIRVGIIGPDGVGKSTLLALVAGSKKLQQGQVDVLNGDMRKVWHRRAVCPRIAYMPQGLGKNLYLELSVRDNVDFMAQLFGLSPSERLAKVKELLDATGLGPFPDRPAGKLSGGMKQKVGLCAALVHEPDLLILDEPTTGVDPLSRRQFWTLIDDIRKSRPSMSVVIATAYMDEAQQWDWIVAMDAGKVLATGTPADLMARTGSTDLEQCFIRLLPEEKRRGHAELVIPPRPVSDNPEIAIESHGLTRRFGSFTAVDRVTLKIERGEIFGFLGSNGCGKSTTMKMLTGLLPPSEGTATLFGNSVEAGSMEVRRNLGYMTQAFSLYGELTVRENLVLDARLFHMPSDKAKARIAGLVERFGLEPHLDALADSLPMGLRQRLSLAVAVLHEPKLLILDEPTSGVDPVARDSFWDLLVDLSRNQGVTIFVTTHFMNEGMRCDRISLMHAGKVLACDSPQKLIDDRGAANLEDAFIGHMEDAIAQAPAGAVSTKTVSDTPAVTPSPSASARGTGVLPLPLRRMLAYSRNEAIQILRDPIRLAFAFLGSALLMFVCGFGITTDVERVRLAAFDRDQTPDSRNYIEQFRAISRYFRWEEPVYSDVEALRRLRADEVSTVIEIPPSFSRDLRRGSSPDVLAQVDGANPFRGETIAQYVQGVQNRLITDPANGLAARPPQFSPTFEERYMYNPTFESIYSIVPSVPALLLILIPAILMTVSIVREKELGSIINFYVTPTGRLEYLVGKQLPYVAIGMINFFILVTLARLVFGVPVKGSFLFLTLCTLLYVIVTTGIGMVTSTFTSTQVAAVFVTAILTIQPTIQFAGLLQPVSTLEGSARVMGSIWPTTYYMHASLGAYTKGLGLDLMLTDMIYLLGCIPVLLAISTFALNKQEK, from the coding sequence ATGACCGTCACTGCACAACCGTTGCCGGCCGGCAAACAGGTTGCTTCGATTCGAGACGTCACGCATCGTTACGGCAAGGTGCTTGCGCTCGACAGGATCTCGCTCGATATTCCGAGCGGGATCAGGGTCGGCATCATCGGGCCGGACGGCGTCGGGAAGTCGACGCTTCTGGCGCTCGTCGCCGGATCGAAGAAACTGCAGCAGGGACAGGTCGACGTGCTCAATGGCGATATGCGGAAGGTCTGGCACCGGCGTGCCGTTTGCCCGCGGATTGCCTACATGCCGCAGGGCCTCGGCAAGAATCTCTATCTGGAGTTGAGTGTCCGAGACAACGTCGACTTCATGGCGCAGCTCTTCGGGCTCTCGCCGAGCGAGCGGCTGGCCAAGGTCAAGGAGCTGCTCGATGCGACGGGACTGGGTCCCTTTCCCGACCGCCCCGCGGGAAAGCTCTCGGGAGGCATGAAGCAGAAGGTAGGGCTGTGTGCCGCTCTGGTCCACGAACCGGATCTGCTCATTCTCGATGAGCCGACGACAGGCGTCGATCCTCTCTCACGGCGCCAGTTCTGGACGCTCATCGACGACATTCGGAAGAGTCGTCCAAGCATGAGCGTCGTCATCGCGACGGCGTACATGGACGAGGCACAGCAGTGGGACTGGATCGTTGCGATGGACGCCGGCAAGGTCCTCGCGACGGGCACGCCGGCAGACCTCATGGCGCGCACGGGTTCCACGGATTTGGAACAGTGCTTCATCAGGCTCTTGCCGGAAGAGAAGCGCCGGGGCCACGCCGAGCTCGTCATCCCGCCGCGTCCCGTGAGCGACAATCCAGAAATCGCGATCGAGTCGCATGGTCTGACGAGGCGGTTCGGCAGCTTCACCGCGGTCGATCGCGTGACGCTGAAGATCGAACGCGGCGAGATCTTCGGCTTTCTCGGCTCGAACGGCTGCGGCAAGTCGACGACCATGAAGATGTTGACGGGCCTGCTGCCTCCCAGCGAAGGCACGGCGACGCTGTTCGGCAATTCCGTCGAGGCCGGCAGCATGGAAGTCCGTCGCAATCTGGGCTACATGACACAGGCGTTCTCTCTCTATGGCGAGCTGACCGTCCGTGAGAATCTCGTGCTGGATGCGCGCCTGTTTCACATGCCTTCCGACAAGGCCAAAGCCCGCATTGCCGGACTGGTTGAGCGTTTTGGATTGGAACCGCACCTTGACGCGCTGGCCGACTCGCTGCCGATGGGACTGCGTCAACGACTCTCACTGGCAGTGGCGGTGCTCCACGAGCCCAAACTGCTGATTCTCGACGAGCCCACCTCCGGCGTCGATCCAGTCGCGCGCGACAGCTTCTGGGATCTGCTCGTCGATCTCTCGCGCAACCAGGGGGTGACGATCTTCGTCACGACGCACTTCATGAACGAGGGCATGCGCTGCGACCGCATCTCGCTGATGCACGCCGGCAAGGTACTCGCCTGCGACTCTCCGCAAAAGCTCATCGATGACCGCGGCGCGGCGAACCTCGAAGACGCCTTCATCGGTCACATGGAAGATGCAATCGCGCAGGCGCCCGCGGGCGCGGTTTCGACCAAGACGGTAAGCGACACACCCGCGGTCACGCCGTCCCCTTCCGCCTCGGCGCGCGGAACCGGAGTGCTGCCTCTGCCACTGCGACGCATGCTCGCCTATTCCCGTAACGAAGCGATTCAGATTCTGCGTGATCCGATACGGCTCGCGTTTGCCTTCCTGGGATCGGCGCTTCTGATGTTCGTCTGCGGCTTCGGCATCACGACCGACGTCGAACGTGTCCGTCTTGCCGCCTTCGATCGGGACCAGACCCCGGACAGCCGGAATTACATCGAGCAGTTCCGTGCGATTTCCCGGTACTTCCGGTGGGAGGAGCCGGTCTACTCCGACGTCGAGGCCCTGAGGCGCCTGAGAGCCGACGAGGTCTCGACCGTGATCGAAATTCCGCCGAGCTTCAGCCGAGACTTGCGCCGCGGCAGCAGCCCGGACGTGCTCGCGCAGGTAGACGGCGCAAATCCATTTCGCGGCGAGACAATTGCGCAATATGTGCAAGGCGTCCAGAACAGGCTCATCACAGACCCCGCGAACGGCCTCGCCGCCCGTCCGCCCCAGTTCTCGCCGACATTCGAGGAACGCTACATGTACAACCCCACGTTCGAGAGCATCTACTCGATCGTCCCGAGCGTGCCGGCGTTGCTCCTCATCCTGATTCCGGCGATTCTGATGACCGTGAGCATCGTGCGTGAGAAAGAGCTCGGCTCGATCATCAACTTCTATGTCACACCGACGGGACGGCTTGAGTACCTGGTTGGCAAACAGTTGCCCTATGTGGCGATCGGCATGATCAACTTCTTCATTCTCGTGACGCTCGCCCGGCTCGTCTTCGGCGTCCCGGTCAAGGGCAGTTTCCTGTTCCTCACGTTATGCACGCTGCTGTACGTCATCGTCACGACGGGCATCGGCATGGTGACGTCGACGTTTACGAGCACGCAGGTCGCGGCGGTCTTCGTCACGGCGATTCTGACGATTCAGCCGACCATCCAATTCGCGGGGCTGCTGCAGCCGGTCTCGACGCTCGAGGGTAGCGCGCGTGTCATGGGCTCGATCTGGCCGACGACCTACTACATGCATGCAAGCCTGGGTGCGTATACGAAGGGACTCGGACTCGATCTCATGCTGACCGACATGATCTACCTCCTCGGCTGCATTCCGGTACTCCTGGCCATCAGCACATTCGCGCTGAACAAGCAGGAGAAGTAG
- a CDS encoding PilT/PilU family type 4a pilus ATPase, with protein MDVRTLLKVMVDQEASDMYLTVEAPPTYRVHGSTKPANMPPFTNEQLEALALALMRGQQRGEFEEKMEMNLALYYKELGRFRVNIFRQRGNVGLVFRHIKAEIQTVEQLRLPQIIKDIAMTKRGLVLVVGATGSGKSTSLAAMIDYRNEVHPGHIITVEDPIEFVHSHKKSLITQREVGFDTLSFQNALKNTLRQAPDVILIGEIRDTETMEAAITFAETGHLCIGTLHSNNANQAIERIMNFFPVERHAQIYLQLSLNLRAIISQRLVPSLDGKRVPALEIMMDTPRIKDLVKKAEIDTLKEAMEQGIEEGCQTFDHVLLQLYKEEKISLEQALINADSANNLRLKIKLEGLKGDDAINALLDKGPNATGEGAAFKLQGNPASNVTPIRKR; from the coding sequence ATGGATGTGCGGACGCTGCTCAAGGTAATGGTCGATCAGGAAGCCTCGGATATGTACCTGACCGTCGAGGCACCTCCGACCTATCGAGTTCATGGCTCGACCAAGCCGGCGAACATGCCGCCGTTTACGAACGAGCAACTCGAAGCGCTGGCTCTAGCATTGATGAGAGGTCAGCAGCGAGGCGAATTCGAAGAGAAGATGGAGATGAACCTAGCCCTTTATTACAAGGAGCTCGGCCGGTTCCGGGTCAACATCTTCCGGCAGCGCGGCAACGTCGGACTCGTCTTCCGACACATCAAGGCCGAGATTCAGACCGTGGAACAGCTGAGACTGCCCCAAATCATCAAAGACATCGCCATGACCAAGCGCGGACTCGTCCTGGTGGTGGGCGCAACCGGTTCAGGCAAATCGACCAGCCTCGCAGCCATGATCGACTATCGAAACGAGGTGCATCCGGGCCATATCATCACTGTCGAGGACCCGATCGAATTCGTCCATAGCCACAAGAAATCCTTGATCACCCAGCGCGAAGTGGGATTCGATACGCTCTCCTTCCAAAACGCCTTGAAGAATACCCTCCGCCAAGCCCCGGACGTGATCCTGATCGGAGAAATCCGGGACACGGAAACGATGGAAGCCGCCATCACGTTTGCGGAAACCGGCCACCTTTGCATTGGCACGCTGCACTCCAACAACGCCAACCAGGCGATCGAGCGCATCATGAACTTCTTCCCGGTCGAGCGGCATGCGCAAATCTATCTGCAGCTTTCCCTCAATCTGCGCGCGATCATTTCACAGCGGCTGGTGCCCTCACTCGACGGCAAGAGAGTTCCGGCACTCGAAATCATGATGGATACCCCGCGCATCAAGGATCTGGTCAAGAAGGCTGAAATCGACACGCTCAAGGAAGCCATGGAGCAGGGCATCGAGGAAGGATGCCAGACCTTCGATCACGTGCTGCTTCAGCTGTACAAGGAAGAGAAAATCAGCCTCGAGCAGGCCCTGATCAACGCGGACAGCGCCAACAACCTGCGGTTGAAGATCAAGCTCGAAGGGCTCAAGGGCGACGATGCGATTAACGCCCTCTTGGACAAAGGGCCCAACGCCACCGGGGAAGGCGCGGCCTTCAAACTGCAAGGCAATCCTGCGAGCAACGTGACCCCCATCAGGAAACGCTGA
- a CDS encoding c-type cytochrome, with protein sequence MSDRTVSALIVAVIGLGLIWTLFVRAPLPAPSTSGDSGQAALSPGTVPLVTGEEPVEVILTRAGCPVCHTIPGVTGANGKVGPPLILGRTGEARLKDPSYHGSATTIAEYIAESIMDPGAFVVSGYPSATMPTWYGTKLSALALEKIVSYLERQTEESGVSGK encoded by the coding sequence ATGTCTGACCGAACTGTCAGCGCGCTGATCGTCGCAGTCATTGGGCTGGGGCTGATATGGACACTTTTCGTTCGCGCCCCGTTGCCGGCTCCATCAACGTCAGGAGATTCCGGTCAGGCTGCGTTGTCCCCTGGGACAGTTCCGCTTGTCACCGGTGAGGAGCCGGTTGAGGTCATCTTGACACGCGCCGGTTGTCCCGTCTGTCACACGATTCCCGGAGTGACCGGTGCGAATGGCAAGGTGGGCCCGCCGCTGATTCTTGGGCGCACCGGCGAGGCCCGCTTGAAAGACCCTTCCTATCACGGCTCGGCCACGACGATTGCCGAATACATCGCGGAGTCGATTATGGACCCCGGCGCCTTTGTGGTTTCGGGGTATCCGTCCGCCACGATGCCCACCTGGTATGGAACCAAGTTAAGCGCGCTCGCCTTGGAGAAAATCGTCTCGTATCTGGAGCGGCAGACTGAAGAGAGCGGCGTGTCCGGGAAATAG